Proteins encoded within one genomic window of Gadus macrocephalus chromosome 16, ASM3116895v1:
- the pak4 gene encoding serine/threonine-protein kinase PAK 4 isoform X1, which yields MFTKKKKSRIQISAPSNFEHRVHTDFDEQEQKFVGLPRQWQSLIEDTAKRPKPFIDVTVITTVEPSKTIVRGSKLGVDGSLTWLLDEFDTMSVTRSNSLRRDSPPVQPRRDSGSSVGGGGGGGGGGGGRQENGDPQHRQYQPADRPRPDQPSGADPRQPPRAVRPPQREDGHQGRPQQQPRGQEPSRAPRDGDRPVPPPPPHRDREHRNPPQDPVVRREPPSDRRPKSSYTGRGDGSPQSPRDKRPLSGPSIRAPVLPVLPVSEGPLKPLQPSARPFNTFPRTDSEGGRSPTGQPGRHPDSSPHNGPSSSSTRSTAGGQPPISLPHHHASHPGLGPDPARQQQHHHPQPPPQPQHPHTPHPPVPAPRPPAPPGTHPAGPPPPQGRSPQREPQRVSHEQFRAALQMVVDPGDPRTYLDHYIKIGEGSTGIVCIATVKTTGKLVAVKKMDLRKQQRRELLFNEVVIMRDYHHENVVEMYNSYLVGDELWVVMEFLEGGALTDIVTHTRMNEEQIATVCVSVLKALSVLHAQGVIHRDIKSDSILLTHDGRVKLSDFGFCAQVSKEVQRRKSLVGTPYWMAPELISRLPYGPEVDVWSLGVMVIEMVDGEPPYFNEPPLKAMKMIRDNLPPKLKNLHKVSPLLKGFLDRLLVRDPSQRGSANELLKHPFLTKAGPPSCIVPLMRQNRMR from the exons ATGTTCACCAAGAAGAAGAAGTCTCGTATCCAGATCTCGGCGCCCTCTAACTTCGAGCACCGCGTGCACACCGACTTCGACGAGCAGGAGCAGAAGTTCGTGGGGTTGCCGCGGCAATGGCAGTCGCTGATCGAGGACACGGCAAAGCGGCCCAAGCCCTTCATCGACGTCACGGTCATCACCACCGTGGAGCCGagcaag ACCATCGTGCGCGGCAGcaagctgggagtggacggctCGTTGACCTGGCTCCTGGATGAGTTTGACACCATGTCGGTGACGCGCTCCAACTCCCTGCGGAGGGACAGCCCCCCCGTGCAGCCACGCAGAGACTCCGGCTCCTCggttgggggtggaggaggaggaggaggaggaggaggtggaaggcaGGAGAACGGAGATCCACAGCACAGACAATACCAGCCAGCAGACAG ACCCAGACCGGATCAGCCCAGCGGAGCGGACCCCCGCCAGCCTCCGCGGGCGGTGCGTCCCCCGCAGAGGGAGGACGGGCACCAGGGccggccccagcagcagccacgCGGCCAGGAGCCCAGCAGGGCCCCCCGAGACGGGGACAGACCGgtcccgcccccacccccacacagggACAGGGAGCACCGGAACCCGCCCCAG gACCCGGTGGTCCGCCGGGAGCCGCCCAGCGACCGCAGGCCCAAGTCCAGCTACACGGGGCGGGGGGACGGCAGCCCCCAGTCCCCCCGGGACAAGAGGCCCCTCTCCGGGCCCAGCATCCGGGCCCCCGTCCTCCCCGTCCTGCCCGTCAGCGAGGGGCCCCTGAAGCCCCTGCAGCCCAGCGCCCGGCCCTTCAACACCTTCCCCCGCACAGACAGCGAGGGGGGCCGTAGCCCCACCGGCCAG ccCGGCCGCCACCCAGACTCCTCCCCCCACAACGgcccctccagcagctccacccGCAGCACGGCGGGCGGCCAGCCCCCCATcagcctcccccaccaccacgccTCCCACCCCGGCCTGGGCCCCGACCCCGcccgccagcagcagcaccaccacccccagcctcCGCCACAGCCCCagcacccccacacccctcacccccccgtCCCGGCCCCCAGACCGCCGGCCCCCCCGGGCACCCACCccgccgggcccccccccccccaggggcgcTCCCCCCAGCGGGAGCCCCAGAGGGTGTCCCACGAGCAGTTCCGAGCGGCCCTGCAGATGGTGGTGGACCCCGGGGACCCCCGGACCTACCTGGACCACTACATCAAGATCGGGGAGGGGTCCACGGGCATCGTGTGCATCGCCACGGTGAAGACCACCGGCAAGCTGGTGGCCGTGAAGAAGATGGACCTGCGGAAGCAGCAGCGCCGCGAGCTGCTCTTCAACGAG GTGGTAATCATGAGGGACTACCACCATGAGAACGTGGTGGAGATGTACAACAGCTACCTGGTGGGCGACGAGCTCTGGGTCGTCATGGAGTTCCTGGAGGGAGGGGCACTGACAGACATAGTGACACacacaag gATGAACGAGGAGCAGATAGCgacggtgtgtgtgtcggtgctcAAGGCGCTGTCCGTCCTCCACGCACAGGGCGTGATCCACAGAGACATCAAGAGTGACTCCATCCTGCTCACCCACGACGGCAGG GTGAAGCTGTCAGACTTCGGCTTCTGTGCCCAGGTGTCTaaagaggtccagaggaggAAGTCTCTGGTGGGAACCCCCTACTGGATGGCCCCAGAGCTCATCTCCAGACTGCCCTACGGCCCAGAG GTGGACGTCTGGTCCCTGGGCGTCATGGTGATAGAGATGGTGGACGGCGAGCCGCCCTACTTCAACGAGCCGCCCCTCAAAGCCATGAAGATGATCCGGGACAACCTGCCGCCCAAGCTCAAGAACCTCCACAAG gtctctcctctcctcaaggGCTTCCTGGACCGCCTGCTGGTGCGCGACCCTTCTCAGCGCGGCTCAGCCAATGAGCTCCTCAAGCACCCCTTCCTCACCAAGGCGGGCCCGCCCTCCTGCATCGTCCCGCTGATGAGACAGAACCGCATGAGATGA
- the pak4 gene encoding serine/threonine-protein kinase PAK 4 isoform X2, with protein MSVTRSNSLRRDSPPVQPRRDSGSSVGGGGGGGGGGGGRQENGDPQHRQYQPADRPRPDQPSGADPRQPPRAVRPPQREDGHQGRPQQQPRGQEPSRAPRDGDRPVPPPPPHRDREHRNPPQDPVVRREPPSDRRPKSSYTGRGDGSPQSPRDKRPLSGPSIRAPVLPVLPVSEGPLKPLQPSARPFNTFPRTDSEGGRSPTGQPGRHPDSSPHNGPSSSSTRSTAGGQPPISLPHHHASHPGLGPDPARQQQHHHPQPPPQPQHPHTPHPPVPAPRPPAPPGTHPAGPPPPQGRSPQREPQRVSHEQFRAALQMVVDPGDPRTYLDHYIKIGEGSTGIVCIATVKTTGKLVAVKKMDLRKQQRRELLFNEVVIMRDYHHENVVEMYNSYLVGDELWVVMEFLEGGALTDIVTHTRMNEEQIATVCVSVLKALSVLHAQGVIHRDIKSDSILLTHDGRVKLSDFGFCAQVSKEVQRRKSLVGTPYWMAPELISRLPYGPEVDVWSLGVMVIEMVDGEPPYFNEPPLKAMKMIRDNLPPKLKNLHKVSPLLKGFLDRLLVRDPSQRGSANELLKHPFLTKAGPPSCIVPLMRQNRMR; from the exons ATGTCGGTGACGCGCTCCAACTCCCTGCGGAGGGACAGCCCCCCCGTGCAGCCACGCAGAGACTCCGGCTCCTCggttgggggtggaggaggaggaggaggaggaggaggtggaaggcaGGAGAACGGAGATCCACAGCACAGACAATACCAGCCAGCAGACAG ACCCAGACCGGATCAGCCCAGCGGAGCGGACCCCCGCCAGCCTCCGCGGGCGGTGCGTCCCCCGCAGAGGGAGGACGGGCACCAGGGccggccccagcagcagccacgCGGCCAGGAGCCCAGCAGGGCCCCCCGAGACGGGGACAGACCGgtcccgcccccacccccacacagggACAGGGAGCACCGGAACCCGCCCCAG gACCCGGTGGTCCGCCGGGAGCCGCCCAGCGACCGCAGGCCCAAGTCCAGCTACACGGGGCGGGGGGACGGCAGCCCCCAGTCCCCCCGGGACAAGAGGCCCCTCTCCGGGCCCAGCATCCGGGCCCCCGTCCTCCCCGTCCTGCCCGTCAGCGAGGGGCCCCTGAAGCCCCTGCAGCCCAGCGCCCGGCCCTTCAACACCTTCCCCCGCACAGACAGCGAGGGGGGCCGTAGCCCCACCGGCCAG ccCGGCCGCCACCCAGACTCCTCCCCCCACAACGgcccctccagcagctccacccGCAGCACGGCGGGCGGCCAGCCCCCCATcagcctcccccaccaccacgccTCCCACCCCGGCCTGGGCCCCGACCCCGcccgccagcagcagcaccaccacccccagcctcCGCCACAGCCCCagcacccccacacccctcacccccccgtCCCGGCCCCCAGACCGCCGGCCCCCCCGGGCACCCACCccgccgggcccccccccccccaggggcgcTCCCCCCAGCGGGAGCCCCAGAGGGTGTCCCACGAGCAGTTCCGAGCGGCCCTGCAGATGGTGGTGGACCCCGGGGACCCCCGGACCTACCTGGACCACTACATCAAGATCGGGGAGGGGTCCACGGGCATCGTGTGCATCGCCACGGTGAAGACCACCGGCAAGCTGGTGGCCGTGAAGAAGATGGACCTGCGGAAGCAGCAGCGCCGCGAGCTGCTCTTCAACGAG GTGGTAATCATGAGGGACTACCACCATGAGAACGTGGTGGAGATGTACAACAGCTACCTGGTGGGCGACGAGCTCTGGGTCGTCATGGAGTTCCTGGAGGGAGGGGCACTGACAGACATAGTGACACacacaag gATGAACGAGGAGCAGATAGCgacggtgtgtgtgtcggtgctcAAGGCGCTGTCCGTCCTCCACGCACAGGGCGTGATCCACAGAGACATCAAGAGTGACTCCATCCTGCTCACCCACGACGGCAGG GTGAAGCTGTCAGACTTCGGCTTCTGTGCCCAGGTGTCTaaagaggtccagaggaggAAGTCTCTGGTGGGAACCCCCTACTGGATGGCCCCAGAGCTCATCTCCAGACTGCCCTACGGCCCAGAG GTGGACGTCTGGTCCCTGGGCGTCATGGTGATAGAGATGGTGGACGGCGAGCCGCCCTACTTCAACGAGCCGCCCCTCAAAGCCATGAAGATGATCCGGGACAACCTGCCGCCCAAGCTCAAGAACCTCCACAAG gtctctcctctcctcaaggGCTTCCTGGACCGCCTGCTGGTGCGCGACCCTTCTCAGCGCGGCTCAGCCAATGAGCTCCTCAAGCACCCCTTCCTCACCAAGGCGGGCCCGCCCTCCTGCATCGTCCCGCTGATGAGACAGAACCGCATGAGATGA